Proteins encoded together in one Stutzerimonas stutzeri window:
- a CDS encoding MaoC family dehydratase: MSTISNTPYADLEVGQQASYEKHVEEKDIQLFAAMSGDRNPVHLDAEFAAGTLFKERIAHGMFSGALISAAVACTMPGPGTIYLGQTMKFTRPVKINDTLTVRLEILEKLPKNRVRIATRVFNQNDELVVDGEAEVLAPRKQETVELKELPPISIG, translated from the coding sequence ATGAGCACGATCAGCAACACGCCTTACGCCGACCTGGAGGTCGGTCAGCAGGCGAGCTACGAAAAACACGTCGAGGAAAAGGACATCCAGCTGTTCGCCGCGATGTCCGGTGATCGCAACCCGGTGCACCTGGATGCCGAGTTCGCTGCCGGTACCCTGTTCAAGGAGCGCATCGCCCATGGCATGTTCAGCGGCGCGCTGATCAGCGCCGCGGTCGCCTGCACCATGCCTGGCCCAGGCACCATCTACCTGGGCCAGACCATGAAGTTCACCCGTCCGGTGAAGATCAACGACACGCTGACCGTGCGCCTGGAAATTCTCGAGAAGCTGCCAAAGAACCGCGTGCGCATCGCCACCCGGGTGTTCAACCAGAACGACGAACTGGTGGTCGACGGCGAAGCCGAAGTGCTCGCCCCGCGCAAGCAGGAAACCGTCGAACTGAAGGAGCTGCCGCCGATTTCCATCGGCTGA
- the ccoM gene encoding cytochrome c oxidase subunit CcoM — MFVDNVVLAGVVTVGLMVAFLGGFGYFIWKDAHKKR, encoded by the coding sequence ATGTTTGTCGATAATGTGGTGCTCGCAGGGGTGGTCACGGTCGGCCTGATGGTCGCCTTCCTCGGAGGCTTCGGATATTTCATCTGGAAGGACGCGCACAAGAAGCGCTGA
- the pulA gene encoding pullulanase-type alpha-1,6-glucosidase — protein MLIRSIAHWRLAALLLGGLPLAVPSASAVPLDPGADEALLYYQRADGDYNGWGPHLWNTADCSGSATETSWTQPLAAAETDPEHGALYRIPLSADASCLNLIMHKGDEKDLGGTDLVWRFDELGRRVFTVSGNPQLSSTPISGSAVAIKGARAHWLDPFTLALVGGAPGASRVELRYAHDASIRIDSEARTVSGGQALAMQTASLRNGLKRQHPHLADAPAYRIKASAHALRRAVMSQLVVVAYDADDRVIDATEVQTAGILDMLFAYNGELGATLDGRGVSFKLWAPTAQRVRLHVFDASKRLLPGYPKPMRERLGVWSLEGPRSLDRQYYQYEVTAYRPSTGRIETTLVSDPYALSLSRNSQYAQVVDLNADDLKPAGWDAVRPPRPERPEASVIYETHLRDFSASDASLPAALRGTYAAFTRPESNGMRHLRDLQKAGLTHVQLLPVFDIATIDEDPARRINLDDPFAKLCDLSDQARQRWAQYCSAASIRQVLQGFDPASGQAQSLYNDLRGLDDFNWGYDPFHFTAPEGSYASDAEGVQRIIEFRQMVQALAGNGLATVMDVVYNHTNASGLADKSVLDKVVPGYYHRRNPTTGAVETSTCCENTASEHRMMAKLMIDSLKVWARDYKIAGFRFDLMGHHMREQIVDAYRAVRRIDRETYFYGEGWEFGEVAGNARGINANQLNMAGTGVGTFNDRQRDAVRGGSPFDGGDSIRRNQGFANGLYLRPNELSGAGAQEKAQLLHAADLIRVGIAGGLRDFQFVTADGSTRKGSEIDYNGQPAGYTLDPQETINYVSKHDNQTLWDNNQYKFASSLSVADRVRLHLVALSVPLFSQGVPFIHLGSDILRSKSMQRDSYDSGDWFNAVDFGYQDNNWNKGLPRADKDGDNWPLIRRIIVDPQAEPGAADIVTAKRRFLELLKIRSDSALFQLDSAREVQRRLRFHNTGPEQKPGVIAFSLADGPRDGRDLDRRYSSLMVVINASDKRVRLPGADGYALHPLLKNSVDPIIRQAEVAGGKFEIPAFTTVVFSQPQTRR, from the coding sequence ATGCTCATTCGCTCGATCGCTCACTGGCGCCTGGCGGCGCTGCTCCTCGGCGGCTTGCCGCTGGCCGTGCCATCCGCTTCGGCTGTTCCGCTCGACCCTGGCGCGGACGAGGCCCTGCTCTACTACCAACGCGCCGACGGCGACTACAACGGCTGGGGCCCGCACCTGTGGAACACCGCCGACTGCAGCGGCAGTGCGACCGAAACCAGCTGGACGCAACCGCTCGCGGCGGCGGAGACCGACCCGGAGCATGGCGCGCTCTACCGCATCCCACTTAGCGCCGACGCCAGCTGCCTGAACCTGATCATGCACAAGGGCGACGAGAAGGATCTGGGCGGTACCGACCTGGTCTGGCGCTTCGACGAACTCGGCCGTCGCGTCTTCACGGTCAGCGGCAACCCGCAATTGTCCAGCACGCCAATAAGCGGCAGCGCCGTGGCGATCAAGGGCGCCCGTGCGCACTGGCTCGATCCGTTCACGCTTGCGCTGGTGGGCGGCGCACCGGGCGCCAGCCGCGTCGAGCTGCGCTATGCCCACGATGCCAGCATTCGCATCGACAGCGAGGCGCGTACCGTCAGCGGCGGGCAGGCGCTGGCGATGCAAACGGCCAGCCTGCGCAACGGCCTCAAGCGCCAGCACCCGCATCTGGCCGATGCCCCGGCGTACCGGATCAAGGCCAGCGCACATGCCCTGCGTCGCGCCGTGATGAGCCAACTGGTGGTGGTCGCCTATGACGCGGACGACCGGGTTATCGATGCCACCGAAGTGCAGACCGCCGGCATCCTCGACATGCTGTTCGCCTACAACGGCGAGCTGGGTGCAACGCTCGATGGCAGAGGTGTGTCCTTCAAGCTCTGGGCACCGACCGCACAGCGGGTTCGCCTGCATGTGTTCGATGCGTCCAAACGGCTGCTACCGGGATACCCCAAGCCTATGCGGGAGCGGCTCGGCGTCTGGAGCCTGGAAGGTCCGCGTTCGCTGGATCGGCAGTACTACCAGTACGAAGTCACCGCCTACCGCCCCAGCACCGGCAGGATCGAGACGACGCTGGTCAGCGACCCCTACGCCCTGAGCCTGTCACGCAACAGCCAGTACGCCCAGGTGGTCGACCTGAATGCCGATGATCTCAAGCCCGCCGGCTGGGATGCGGTGCGTCCGCCACGCCCGGAGCGCCCTGAAGCGAGCGTGATCTACGAAACCCACCTGCGCGATTTCAGCGCCAGCGACGCCAGCCTGCCGGCCGCGCTACGCGGCACCTACGCCGCGTTTACCCGACCTGAGAGCAACGGCATGCGGCACCTGCGCGACCTGCAGAAGGCCGGGCTCACCCACGTCCAGCTGCTGCCGGTGTTCGACATCGCGACCATCGACGAAGACCCCGCGCGGCGAATCAACCTCGACGATCCCTTCGCCAAGCTCTGCGACCTCTCGGACCAGGCGCGCCAGCGCTGGGCGCAATACTGCAGCGCGGCAAGCATCCGCCAGGTGCTGCAGGGCTTCGACCCGGCCAGCGGCCAGGCGCAGTCACTGTACAACGACCTGCGCGGGCTGGATGACTTCAACTGGGGCTACGACCCCTTCCACTTCACGGCGCCCGAGGGCAGCTACGCCAGCGATGCCGAAGGCGTGCAGCGCATCATCGAGTTCCGCCAGATGGTGCAGGCCTTGGCCGGCAACGGCCTGGCCACGGTGATGGACGTGGTCTACAACCACACCAACGCCTCCGGCCTGGCTGACAAATCGGTTCTGGACAAGGTCGTGCCCGGTTACTACCACCGCCGCAACCCCACCACCGGCGCGGTCGAAACCTCGACCTGCTGCGAGAACACCGCCAGCGAGCACCGCATGATGGCCAAGCTGATGATCGACTCGCTGAAGGTCTGGGCCCGCGACTATAAGATCGCCGGTTTTCGCTTCGATCTCATGGGTCACCACATGCGCGAGCAGATCGTCGATGCGTATCGCGCGGTCCGCCGCATCGATCGCGAGACCTATTTCTACGGTGAAGGCTGGGAATTCGGCGAGGTCGCCGGCAATGCGCGCGGCATCAATGCCAACCAGCTGAACATGGCTGGTACCGGTGTCGGTACTTTCAACGATCGGCAGCGGGATGCGGTACGTGGCGGCAGCCCCTTCGATGGTGGCGACAGCATCCGCCGCAACCAGGGCTTCGCCAACGGGCTCTACCTGAGACCCAACGAGCTGAGCGGCGCCGGGGCTCAGGAAAAAGCGCAGCTGCTGCACGCCGCCGATCTGATCCGCGTCGGCATCGCCGGCGGGCTGCGTGATTTCCAGTTCGTCACTGCCGACGGCAGCACACGCAAGGGCAGCGAGATCGACTACAACGGCCAGCCCGCCGGCTATACGCTGGACCCGCAGGAAACGATCAATTACGTCTCCAAGCACGATAACCAGACGCTGTGGGACAACAACCAGTACAAGTTCGCCAGCAGCCTGTCGGTTGCCGACCGGGTCCGCCTGCACCTGGTGGCGCTGTCGGTGCCGCTGTTCAGCCAGGGCGTGCCGTTCATCCATCTCGGCTCGGACATCCTGCGTTCAAAGTCCATGCAGCGCGACAGCTACGACTCGGGGGATTGGTTCAACGCGGTGGATTTCGGCTACCAGGACAACAACTGGAACAAGGGCTTGCCGCGTGCCGACAAGGACGGCGACAACTGGCCGCTGATTCGCAGGATCATCGTCGACCCACAGGCCGAACCGGGCGCTGCCGACATCGTCACCGCAAAGCGGCGCTTTCTGGAGCTGCTGAAAATTCGCAGCGACAGTGCGCTATTCCAGCTCGACAGCGCCCGCGAGGTGCAACGGCGTCTGCGGTTTCACAACACCGGTCCCGAACAGAAGCCTGGCGTGATCGCTTTCAGCCTGGCCGATGGCCCGCGTGACGGCCGCGACCTGGACCGCCGCTACAGCTCGCTGATGGTGGTAATCAATGCTTCGGACAAGCGGGTTCGCCTGCCGGGCGCGGACGGCTACGCGTTGCATCCACTACTGAAGAACTCCGTCGACCCGATCATCCGCCAGGCCGAGGTAGCCGGTGGGAAGTTCGAGATACCGGCGTTCACCACAGTCGTGTTCAGCCAACCTCAGACCCGTCGATAA
- a CDS encoding alpha-ketoglutarate-dependent dioxygenase AlkB family protein, producing MPASGPRHVPSIELPDAALDYSADWLDSDTADAWLQELILATPWTQPEIRLYGRQVAVPRLVAWYGDSQAAYRYSGLQHEPLAWTPLLQGVRQRLERETGHRFNGVLLNLYRDGGDAMGWHSDDEVELGRNPVVASLSLGAERRFDLRRKGSGRIQHSLLLGHGSLLVMSGATQHHWQHQIARTSKVSQPRLNLTFRLIHRDQPHEQ from the coding sequence GTGCCTGCGAGCGGCCCGCGCCATGTTCCATCGATCGAGCTGCCCGATGCAGCGCTGGACTACTCGGCGGACTGGCTCGACAGCGATACCGCCGATGCCTGGCTGCAGGAGCTGATCCTCGCCACGCCCTGGACGCAGCCGGAGATACGCCTCTACGGCCGCCAGGTCGCGGTACCGCGCCTGGTGGCCTGGTACGGTGATTCGCAGGCAGCGTATCGCTATTCCGGCCTGCAGCATGAGCCGCTGGCCTGGACGCCGCTGTTGCAGGGGGTCCGTCAGCGTCTGGAGCGCGAAACGGGGCACCGCTTCAATGGCGTGTTGCTCAACCTGTATCGCGACGGCGGCGATGCCATGGGCTGGCACAGTGACGACGAAGTCGAGCTGGGCCGCAATCCGGTCGTGGCATCGTTGAGCCTGGGAGCCGAGCGGCGCTTCGACCTGCGGCGCAAGGGCAGTGGACGGATTCAGCATTCGCTGCTTCTGGGACATGGTTCGTTGCTGGTCATGAGTGGCGCCACGCAGCATCATTGGCAACATCAGATCGCGCGGACCAGCAAGGTATCGCAGCCGCGTCTCAACCTGACCTTTCGCCTGATCCACCGAGACCAACCACATGAGCAGTGA